A DNA window from Drosophila pseudoobscura strain MV-25-SWS-2005 chromosome 2, UCI_Dpse_MV25, whole genome shotgun sequence contains the following coding sequences:
- the LOC4802425 gene encoding RNA-binding protein 42: MGTKRRNIEDELSRFEAEISKPPARNLFVPNQVRPIIAANTYNNVQQKLQQHPGARLTVPPPPIPPPPSFMSTFVPTGNNSSSTSPAKSMAATPVVLSSAPKLYQCRQSVHVPTVAAAPSSIDINAVQFDVTQKLKKLKAEKSGPNPIAEEAIKAARASSALQSFQTTERKKKDRKTVRIAGGTVWEDSSLADWPDDDFRIFCGDLGNDVNDEVLTRTFNKFPSFQRARVIRDKRTGKSKGFGFVSFREPADFIRAMKEMDGRYVGSRPIKLRKSTWRQRSLDVVKKKEREKQVLLQAFNSMN; the protein is encoded by the coding sequence ATGGGTACGAAACGTCGCAATATCGAGGACGAGCTGTCTCGCTTCGAAGCTGAGATCTCGAAGCCCCCAGCGCGGAATCTCTTTGTGCCCAACCAAGTCCGACCGATTATCGCCGCGAATACGTACAACAATGTGCAGCAGAAACTTCAGCAGCATCCGGGGGCGCGCTTGAcagtgccgccgccgccaattCCACCACCGCCCTCGTTTATGTCGACCTTTGTGCCGACGGGCAACAATTCATCATCGACATCGCCCGCCAAATCGATGGCCGCCACTCCCGTGGTGCTGAGCAGCGCTCCAAAATTGTACCAGTGTAGGCAGTCGGTGCATGTTCCCACTGTGGCTGCGGCACCATCATCCATCGACATCAACGCCGTACAATTCGACGTCACGCAGAAGCTAAAAAAGCTGAAGGCGGAGAAGTCCGGACCCAATCCCATAGCCGAAGAAGCCATCAAAGCAGCGCGGGCCTCGTCCGCCCTGCAATCTTTCCAGACCACAGAGCGCAAGAAAAAGGATCGTAAGACTGTGCGGATTGCCGGAGGCACTGTCTGGGAGGACTCCTCGTTGGCCGACTGGCCCGACGATGATTTCCGCATATTCTGCGGCGATCTGGGCAACGATGTCAACGACGAGGTCCTCACACGTACCTTCAACAAGTTCCCGTCGTTCCAGAGAGCGCGTGTGATTCGAGACAAGCGGACCGGTAAGAGCAAGGGATTCGGCTTTGTCAGCTTTCGTGAGCCCGCGGACTTCATACGCGCCATGAAGGAAATGGATGGACGCTATGTCGGCAGTCGTCCGATCAAGCTGCGCAAGAGCACCTGGAGACAGCGCAGCCTGGACGTGGTCAAGAAGAAGGAGCGCGAAAAACAGGTGCTACTGCAGGCCTTTAATTCGATGAATTGA
- the LOC4802427 gene encoding phospholipid phosphatase 5 isoform X1, with protein MADLRSRKREKSIKGSFDVGRIMDEETSEANIKSQNIDNSQQTRMKSGKEGQDLMSSRRTVSESSSEDPGREGINASNGNGMWRNELKISADSCSAQPEKQQLQVQHTSLLHNERFSDIVDVVLRCALVTIFFKLETMWAFKREIHAEELWLYKNPRRPDIIKGGELLFWVIVAPLIVTVVFYVFTKDKRDFRAASWAWTLALCMNGFPTSLLKITVGRPRPDFFYRCFPDGVMVLNSSSTSDSSSILDFNCTGIASEINEGRKSFPSGHSSFAFASFGFIAYYVGAKLHAFDARGRGHTWRLCIAVIPLVIATLVAVSRTCDYHHHWQDVTVGAIIGLLTGYISYRQYYPSIFGPQAGKPSIRWPRRLGNKYDKQREADENGAGGDMLRRPLLGGKEQTKWY; from the exons ATGGCAGACTTAAGAAGCCGTAAGCGCGAAAAGTCAATCAAAGGCAGCTTCGATGTCGGACGGATTATGGACGAG GAAACAAGTGAAGCGAACATTAAAAGCCAGAACATTGACAATTCCCAGCAGACCAGAATGAAATCGGGAAAGGAAGGTCAGGACTTGATGTCCAGTCGACGCACAGTCAGTGAAAGCTCATCTGAAGACCCAGGACGCGAAGGAATCAACGCATCAAACGGCAACGGAATGTGGCGGAATGAGCTAAAGATTAGCGCCGACAGTTGCTCCGCACAGCctgagaagcagcagctgcaggtcCAACACACCAGTTTACTCCACAATGAGAGATTTAGTGATATCGTTGATGTAGTTCTTCGGTGTGCCCTCGTCACTATCTTTTT CAAACTGGAGACAATGTGGGCCTTCAAGCGTGAAATACACGCCGAAGAGCTATGGCTGTACAAGAATCCCAGGCGTCCGGACATCATCAAGGGCGGAGAGCTGCTCTTCTGGGTGATTGTGGCTCCGCTGATTGTGACAGTTGTCTTCTATGTGTTTACGAAGGACAAGCGAGACTTTCGAGCCGCCAGCTGGGCCTGGACCCTGGCCCTGTGCATGAACGGATTTCCCACAAGTCTGCTGAAAATCACCGTGGGTCGACCCAGGCCAGACTTTTTTTATCGTTGTTTTCCCGACGGCGTAATGGTGTTGAACTCGTCGAGTACTTCGGATAGTAGTTCAATTTTGGATTTCAATTGCACTGGGATTGCGAGCGAAATAAACGAGGGTCGCAAGAGCTTTCCCAGCGGACATTCATCCT TTGCTTTTGCCAGCTTTGGATTTATTGCGTACTATGTGGGTGCGAAGCTGCATGCTTTTGATGCCCGAGGACGCGGCCACACCTGGCGCCTGTGCATTGCTGTGATTCCGCTGGTCATTGCCACCCTGGTGGCGGTTAGTCGCACATGCGACTACCACCATCACTGGCAGGATGTGACTGTGGGCGCCATCATTGGCCTGCTCACGGGCTATATCAGCTACAGACAATATTATCCATCCATTTTTGGGCCCCAGGCAGGCAAGCCGTCGATCCGTTGGCCCAGGAGATTGGGAAATAAGTATGATAAGCAGAGGGAGGCAGATGAGAATGGGGCTGGCGGGGATATGTTACGGAGGCCGCTCCTCGGGGGTAAGGAACAGACCAAATGGTACTAA
- the LOC4802427 gene encoding phospholipid phosphatase 5 isoform X2 gives MKSGKEGQDLMSSRRTVSESSSEDPGREGINASNGNGMWRNELKISADSCSAQPEKQQLQVQHTSLLHNERFSDIVDVVLRCALVTIFFKLETMWAFKREIHAEELWLYKNPRRPDIIKGGELLFWVIVAPLIVTVVFYVFTKDKRDFRAASWAWTLALCMNGFPTSLLKITVGRPRPDFFYRCFPDGVMVLNSSSTSDSSSILDFNCTGIASEINEGRKSFPSGHSSFAFASFGFIAYYVGAKLHAFDARGRGHTWRLCIAVIPLVIATLVAVSRTCDYHHHWQDVTVGAIIGLLTGYISYRQYYPSIFGPQAGKPSIRWPRRLGNKYDKQREADENGAGGDMLRRPLLGGKEQTKWY, from the exons ATGAAATCGGGAAAGGAAGGTCAGGACTTGATGTCCAGTCGACGCACAGTCAGTGAAAGCTCATCTGAAGACCCAGGACGCGAAGGAATCAACGCATCAAACGGCAACGGAATGTGGCGGAATGAGCTAAAGATTAGCGCCGACAGTTGCTCCGCACAGCctgagaagcagcagctgcaggtcCAACACACCAGTTTACTCCACAATGAGAGATTTAGTGATATCGTTGATGTAGTTCTTCGGTGTGCCCTCGTCACTATCTTTTT CAAACTGGAGACAATGTGGGCCTTCAAGCGTGAAATACACGCCGAAGAGCTATGGCTGTACAAGAATCCCAGGCGTCCGGACATCATCAAGGGCGGAGAGCTGCTCTTCTGGGTGATTGTGGCTCCGCTGATTGTGACAGTTGTCTTCTATGTGTTTACGAAGGACAAGCGAGACTTTCGAGCCGCCAGCTGGGCCTGGACCCTGGCCCTGTGCATGAACGGATTTCCCACAAGTCTGCTGAAAATCACCGTGGGTCGACCCAGGCCAGACTTTTTTTATCGTTGTTTTCCCGACGGCGTAATGGTGTTGAACTCGTCGAGTACTTCGGATAGTAGTTCAATTTTGGATTTCAATTGCACTGGGATTGCGAGCGAAATAAACGAGGGTCGCAAGAGCTTTCCCAGCGGACATTCATCCT TTGCTTTTGCCAGCTTTGGATTTATTGCGTACTATGTGGGTGCGAAGCTGCATGCTTTTGATGCCCGAGGACGCGGCCACACCTGGCGCCTGTGCATTGCTGTGATTCCGCTGGTCATTGCCACCCTGGTGGCGGTTAGTCGCACATGCGACTACCACCATCACTGGCAGGATGTGACTGTGGGCGCCATCATTGGCCTGCTCACGGGCTATATCAGCTACAGACAATATTATCCATCCATTTTTGGGCCCCAGGCAGGCAAGCCGTCGATCCGTTGGCCCAGGAGATTGGGAAATAAGTATGATAAGCAGAGGGAGGCAGATGAGAATGGGGCTGGCGGGGATATGTTACGGAGGCCGCTCCTCGGGGGTAAGGAACAGACCAAATGGTACTAA
- the LOC117183382 gene encoding uncharacterized protein, whose translation MVAEKVEKEAAGQLLDAMYLDLFHLIEEHTQCKVNLERANASGAILLARTRFQAGGSNSVSKAQIPTENSAEFNALCRVIKAKDENEINIERHAVDRANGYVEPLHWFSVLPPMSLRHAVTKFRDCIELVAESTNLQRQLTDVLCWISKLRQSVLQQ comes from the exons ATGGTGGCTGAAAAAGTAGAAAAAGAGGCTGCTGGCCAGCTGCTGGATGCCATGTACCTGGACTTGTTCCATTTAATCGAAGAGCACACTCAGTGTAAAGTGAATTTGGAGAGAGCCAACGCCAGCGGAGCCATACTTCTGGCCAGGACGAGATTTCAGGCTGGAGGAAGTAATTCCGTTTCCAAGGCGCAGATCCCAACGGAGAACAGTGCCGAATTCAATGCCCTTTGCAGGGTCATAAAGGCCAAAGACGAGAATGAGATCAACATCGAGCGGCATGCGGTGGATAGGGCCAATGGTTACGTGGAGCCCCTGCATTGGTTCTC GGTTCTGCCGCCCATGAGTTTACGCCATGCAGTGACCAAGTTCAGGGATTGCATCGAGCTCGTTGCGGAGAGCACTAATCTCCAGAGGCAGCTGACAGATGTTTTGTGCTGGATCTCCAAACTACGGCAGAGTGTACTGCAGCAATAG
- the LOC6897598 gene encoding uncharacterized protein isoform X1, whose protein sequence is MSHALDKADPPLLQLEDEEDLIGDFVKDQSVAPLLNGFASSTNNVTQLTTKVEINTIGVGKRKSKKKVKKEREPMLLSVDDDDNAEDEDDVKGAGDAAVPVHQKPQLDQLLILSDDINTDGGDDDDDDEVEVLLSRNPSGNVASAALRNGTVNGRAKFKNHSEESSESRSSSATPQPQVISHIATTKATASAPSSPLKSATHIAIGRHPHDEADDICLVPEIDFEGMSTDAGSDNRESQPLLGGGSASHGSRISDLLGGLGRGHDHVDFISNTFGAMPGCVQAKG, encoded by the exons ATGAGCCATGCACTGGATAAGGCGGAtccgccgctgctgcagctcgaggatgaggaggatcTCATCGGAGACTTTGTCAAGGACCAATCCGTAGCCCCACTCCTCAATGGTTTCGCCTCCAGCACAAACAATGTTACCCAGTTGACCACAAAAGTTGAG ATTAACACAATTGGAGTTGGGAAGCGAAAATCCAAGAAGAAGGTGAAGAAGGAACGTGAGCCGATGCTTCTGTCAgtagacgacgacgacaacgctgaagatgaagatgatgtGAAAGGCGCTGGGGATGCGGCGGTGCCGGTCCATCAGAAACCGCAGCTGGATCAGTTGCTTATCTTGAGCGACGACATCAACACAGATGGcggcgacgatgacgacgacgatgaagTGGAAGTTCTACTCAGCCGAAACCCGTCGGGCAACGTTGCGAGCGCCGCCCTGCGCAATGGCACCGTCAACGGTAGAGCAAAATTCAAAAATCACTCTGAGGAGAGCAGTGAGAGCCGGAGCTCTAGTGCcacgccacagccacaggtgATTAGTCACattgcaacaacaaaggcgacagcatcagcaccaTCCTCTCCTCTGAAATCTGCAACGCACATTGCCATTGGACGTCACCCGCACGACGAGGCCGACGATATTTGCCTGGTGCCAGAAATCGACTTTGAGGGCATGTCCACGGACGCGGGAAGCGATAATCGGGAATCCCAGCCACTACTCGGAGGCGGCAGTGCCAGTCACGGAAGTCGCATTAGTGATCTGCTAGGAGGCCTGGGCCGTGGACACGATCATGTTGACTTTATATCGAATACATTTGGAG CAATGCCTGGCTGTGTTCAAGCCAAAGGATGA
- the LOC6897598 gene encoding phosphatidylinositol 4-kinase type 2-alpha-like isoform X2: MLTLYRIHLEQCLAVFKPKDEEPYGRLNPKWTKWMHKLCCPCCFGRACLIPNQGYLSEAGASLVDQKLNLNVVPKTRVVRLVAESFNYARLDRQKAKLKKRIKEHYPSAHFNRMSQPLKGARTPNPQKGMARQTLPVWPAARRSYPPRVPRIYPTDRRITGIWWTRPLSKSQPLTMAWPFPSSILIHGALLSIGAANLGQLDHMTGIVFSLQ, encoded by the exons ATGTTGACTTTATATCGAATACATTTGGAG CAATGCCTGGCTGTGTTCAAGCCAAAGGATGAGGAACCCTATGGCCGACTGAATCCAAAATGGACCAAATGGATGCACAAGCTCTGCTGTCCCTGCTGCTTTGGACGTGCCTGCCTGATACCAAATCAGGG CTATCTATCGGAGGCCGGAGCCAGTCTAGTGGATCAGAAACTCAATCTGAATGTGGTGCCAAAGACGCGTGTGGTTCGTCTGGTCGCCGAAAGCTTCAACTATGCCCGCCTCGATAGACAGAAGGCAAAGCTGAAGAAGCGTATTAAGGAGCACTATCCGTCGGCCCACTTCAATCGAATGAGTCAGCCCCTGAAG GGGGCACGGACCCCCAATCCCCAAAAGGGAATGGCCAGACAGACGTTACCAGTTTGGCCAGCAGCGAGGAGGAGCTACCCACCACGAGTACCAAGAATATATCCCACAGATCGGAGAATAACTGGAATATGGTGGACACGGCCTTTATCAAAATCGCAGCCATTGACAATGGCCTGGCCTTTCCCTTCAAGCATCCTGATTCATGGCGCGCTTTTATCTATTGGGGCTGCCAACCTGGGCCAACTTGATCATATGACTGGAATTGTTTTCTCGCTCCAGTAA
- the LOC117185594 gene encoding uncharacterized protein, which produces MDQMDAQALLSLLLWTYLSEAGASLVDQKLNLNVVPKTRVVRLVAESFNYARLDRQKAKLKKRIKEHYPSAHFNRMSQPLKVNLLPCSLLILLMFSPCATSAFGRGHGPPIPKWEWPDRRYQFGQQRGGATHHEYQEYIPQIGE; this is translated from the exons ATGGACCAAATGGATGCACAAGCTCTGCTGTCCCTGCTGCTTTGGAC CTATCTATCGGAGGCCGGAGCCAGTCTAGTGGATCAGAAACTCAATCTGAATGTGGTGCCAAAGACGCGTGTGGTTCGTCTGGTCGCCGAAAGCTTCAACTATGCCCGCCTCGATAGACAGAAGGCAAAGCTGAAGAAGCGTATTAAGGAGCACTATCCGTCGGCCCACTTCAATCGAATGAGTCAGCCCCTGAAGGTGAATCTCCTGCCCTGTTCCCTGCTAATTTTACTCATGTTTTCCCCCTGCGCCACCTCTGCGTTCGGCAGGGGGCACGGACCCCCAATCCCCAAATGGGAATGGCCAGACAGACGTTACCAGTTTGGCCAGCAGCGAGGAGGAGCTACCCACCACGAGTACCAAGAATATATCCCACAGATCGGAGAATAA